Genomic segment of Blastocatellia bacterium:
CTCATAATGCGGGCGCTTCGGAGATGCGCTCTTGACCGGGAATGCTGTGGGTGACGCGAGCTGTCGCGCGCGACAGGCGAAGCGCCAACAGCAATGCTCGCATTGCGGAGCGCGCGGCCGACAGATGAGCGCCCCCAGGTCCATCAACGCTTGATTGATCTCGCGCGCTCCACCTTCGGAATCCTCCTCCGCTATGAGCGCTTCGACGAACGCCCGCAGCTTCCGCTCGGCGGCAGGACGACGCGGGTCCTCATCGAGGGTGAGCACTCGACAGAGAACGCGCCTTACGTTTCCGTCCAGAACTGGAACGGGTCGACCGAACGCTATGCTAGCGATCGCCGCCGCCGTATACGGCCCGCATCCGGGCAAGGCCAATAGGTGCGCCGGATCATCGGGGATGCGCCCTCCATACTCGCGGACGATCTGTCGCGCTGCCTCGTGCAAATAGCGAGCGCGGGCATAATATCCGAGTCCCTCCCATGCCTTCAACACATCTTGGAGCGAAGCTCGCGCGAGCGCTTGAATGTCAGGAAACCGTTGGAGAAATCGTTCGTAGTACGCCCGCACGCGCTCAAGCTGCGTCTGTTGCGACATATATTCCGCAACAAGGATGCGATACGGATCGTCGGTCCGCCGCCAGGGCACGTCGCGCTGCACGCCCGCATACCAACGCAAGAGCGTTCGCCGCAATCGCTTCCTCAACGAAGGAGCCGGAGGGATGTCCGGCCGAGCGATGGAGGGCATCGCTTCGCGCGTCTTGGAAACGCCCGTCACCT
This window contains:
- a CDS encoding A/G-specific adenine glycosylase; this translates as MSRDRSTRSSKEVTGVSKTREAMPSIARPDIPPAPSLRKRLRRTLLRWYAGVQRDVPWRRTDDPYRILVAEYMSQQTQLERVRAYYERFLQRFPDIQALARASLQDVLKAWEGLGYYARARYLHEAARQIVREYGGRIPDDPAHLLALPGCGPYTAAAIASIAFGRPVPVLDGNVRRVLCRVLTLDEDPRRPAAERKLRAFVEALIAEEDSEGGAREINQALMDLGALICRPRAPQCEHCCWRFACRARQLASPTAFPVKSASPKRPHYEIAVGVIWRDPPACDRASSSRSAKARRDSESEVLIARRREEGLLGGLWEFPGGKRERGESLRRCCAREIEEEVGIRVRVGRKIMTIRHAYSHFRITMHVFECWPVEGSPRPLGCQEVRWVRCSQLSRYPFPAANRKIIEALRKADLRTNRRA